The following are encoded together in the Streptomyces sp. NBC_00341 genome:
- a CDS encoding TetR-like C-terminal domain-containing protein produces MERSEAERADPLKPGRGRRRAEDVRRATLTAAAELLLAEGVHALTFSKVAAHAGVSKMTLYKWWPSPGALAFDAYFNTFKETLAFPDTGDIGRDLTTQLHSFVDLLNRNGPVIAGIIGAAQGDAGLAEALSTHYVIQRRALAVERLTRAQQVGQIRAEADLETIVDQLWGAVYHRLLMPAQPLSREFADRLIANLLQGVAPNAADPAT; encoded by the coding sequence ATGGAGCGATCAGAGGCCGAGCGGGCCGACCCGCTCAAGCCGGGGCGCGGACGCCGCCGGGCGGAGGACGTCCGCCGCGCGACGCTGACCGCGGCAGCCGAGCTACTGCTCGCCGAGGGCGTCCACGCCCTGACCTTCTCGAAGGTCGCCGCACACGCGGGCGTCAGCAAGATGACCCTCTACAAGTGGTGGCCCTCCCCCGGCGCCCTGGCCTTCGACGCCTACTTCAACACCTTCAAGGAGACCCTCGCCTTCCCCGACACCGGCGACATCGGGCGGGACCTGACCACGCAGTTGCACAGCTTCGTCGATCTCCTGAACCGCAACGGCCCCGTCATCGCCGGGATCATCGGAGCCGCCCAGGGCGACGCCGGCCTGGCGGAGGCGCTCTCTACCCACTACGTCATTCAGCGGCGCGCCCTCGCCGTCGAACGGCTCACCCGCGCACAGCAGGTGGGCCAGATCCGTGCGGAGGCCGACCTGGAGACGATCGTCGACCAGCTGTGGGGCGCCGTCTACCACCGGCTGCTGATGCCCGCGCAACCACTGAGCAGAGAGTTCGCGGACCGGCTGATCGCCAACCTCCTCCAGGGCGTCGCCCCGAACGCGGCGGACCCGGCGACCTGA
- a CDS encoding alpha/beta hydrolase — protein sequence MDTRRPLRTLAIALGTAGLLISGCSSGSSTTGASSSGPAATASPVPAALKTYYAQHLSWRDCGVTGFQCTTMKAPLDYAKPDAGEIKLAVSRKKATGPGKRIGSLLVNPGGPGGSAIEYLQGYAAVGYPAQVRARYDMVAIDPRGVARSEPVTCLTGPQMDAYTQVDQTPDDAGEVTALSGAFKKFATGCEQRSAEILPHVSTVETARDMDVLRALLGDDRLNYVGASYGTFLGATYAELFPARAGRLVLDGAMDPSLPSVEMNRDQTAGFETAFQSFAGDCVKKSGCPLGTTSASDAADRLKQLFAGLDAKPIATGDSRKLGESLATTGVIAAMYDEAAWPQLRDALTAAEKGDGSGLLSLADSYYEREPNGRYANLMYANAAVNCIDLPPAFTTSEAVTQSLPTFEKASPVFGKGFAWASLNCAYWPVRATGAPHRIKAEGAAPIVVVGTTRDPATPYKWAKSLAGQLSSGTLLTYEGDGHTAYGRGSDCIDTAINTYLLEGTPPSDGKTCS from the coding sequence ATGGACACCAGGCGCCCGCTCCGCACCCTCGCCATCGCGCTCGGCACTGCCGGCCTCCTCATCTCCGGCTGCAGCAGCGGAAGTTCGACGACGGGCGCCTCGTCATCCGGACCTGCGGCCACCGCCTCCCCCGTCCCGGCCGCGCTGAAGACGTACTACGCACAGCACCTGAGCTGGCGGGACTGCGGTGTCACCGGATTCCAGTGCACGACGATGAAGGCGCCGCTCGACTACGCGAAGCCGGACGCCGGTGAGATCAAGCTGGCGGTCTCCCGCAAGAAGGCCACCGGCCCCGGCAAGCGGATCGGATCGCTGCTGGTGAATCCGGGCGGGCCCGGCGGATCGGCCATCGAGTACCTCCAGGGCTACGCCGCGGTCGGCTACCCCGCCCAGGTGCGGGCCCGGTACGACATGGTGGCCATCGACCCCCGCGGGGTGGCGCGCAGCGAACCCGTCACCTGCCTCACCGGTCCGCAGATGGACGCCTACACGCAGGTCGACCAGACGCCGGACGACGCCGGGGAGGTCACCGCCCTGAGCGGTGCGTTCAAGAAGTTCGCCACGGGGTGCGAGCAGCGATCGGCGGAGATCCTGCCGCACGTCTCCACGGTGGAGACGGCGCGTGACATGGATGTCCTGCGGGCGCTGCTCGGTGACGACCGGCTGAACTACGTCGGGGCCTCGTACGGCACCTTTCTGGGCGCGACGTACGCGGAACTCTTCCCGGCGCGGGCGGGCAGGCTCGTCCTCGACGGTGCGATGGACCCGTCGCTCCCCTCGGTCGAGATGAACCGCGACCAGACGGCGGGGTTCGAGACGGCGTTTCAGTCCTTCGCCGGTGACTGCGTGAAGAAGTCGGGCTGCCCGCTCGGCACCACGTCCGCCTCCGACGCCGCGGACAGGCTGAAGCAGCTGTTCGCCGGCCTCGACGCCAAGCCGATCGCCACGGGTGACTCGCGCAAGCTCGGGGAGTCCCTGGCCACCACGGGGGTCATCGCCGCCATGTACGACGAGGCGGCCTGGCCCCAGCTCCGTGACGCGCTCACGGCCGCCGAGAAGGGCGACGGCTCCGGCCTGCTCTCGCTGGCGGACAGCTACTACGAGCGCGAGCCCAACGGCAGGTACGCGAACCTGATGTACGCCAACGCGGCCGTGAACTGCATCGACCTCCCGCCCGCCTTCACCACCTCAGAGGCGGTCACCCAGTCGCTCCCCACCTTCGAGAAGGCCTCCCCGGTCTTCGGCAAGGGCTTCGCCTGGGCCTCCCTGAACTGCGCGTACTGGCCGGTCCGCGCCACCGGCGCCCCGCACCGCATCAAGGCCGAGGGCGCGGCCCCGATCGTGGTGGTCGGCACCACCCGGGACCCGGCGACCCCGTACAAGTGGGCGAAGTCCCTGGCCGGCCAGCTCAGCTCCGGGACCCTCCTCACCTACGAGGGCGACGGCCACACGGCGTACGGCCGCGGCAGCGACTGCATCGACACGGCGATCAACACCTACCTCCTGGAGGGCACCCCGCCGAGCGACGGCAAGACCTGCTCCTGA
- a CDS encoding DNA polymerase III subunit delta' encodes MSVWDDLVGQDRVQEQLGAAARDADVLVSAISAGEPVPPGSRMTHAWLFTGPPGSGRATAARAFAAALQCTSPDRALGGAPGCGFCDNCHTSLIGTHADVDVIRTDLLSIGVKETRELVRRAQLSPAVGRWQVIVMEDADRLTEGAGNVLLKAIEEPAPRTVWLLCAPSLEDVLPTIRSRCRHLTLRTPSVDAVADVLIRRDGIDPERAASAARATQGHIGRARRLATDERARSRRAAVLKLPLRVEDIGGCLKAAQELIDTATDDAKQVAEDVDVKETEDMKAALGASAGGRMPRGTAGVMKDLEDKQKRRRTRTQRDSLDLALTELTGFYRDVLALQLGSRIAIANTDAQDSLDRIVRSSTPERTLRRIEAVTACRRALDRNVAPLLAVEAMTMALRAG; translated from the coding sequence ATGTCCGTATGGGACGACCTGGTCGGCCAGGACCGGGTGCAGGAGCAGCTCGGCGCCGCCGCCAGGGACGCCGACGTGCTGGTCTCCGCCATCTCGGCCGGAGAGCCGGTGCCGCCCGGCTCGAGGATGACCCACGCGTGGCTGTTCACCGGCCCGCCCGGCTCCGGACGGGCCACCGCCGCCAGGGCCTTCGCGGCGGCTCTGCAGTGCACCAGTCCGGACCGCGCGCTGGGCGGGGCACCGGGCTGCGGTTTCTGCGACAACTGCCACACCAGCCTCATCGGTACGCACGCCGATGTCGACGTGATCCGCACCGACCTGCTCTCCATCGGCGTGAAGGAGACCCGGGAGCTGGTCCGCCGCGCCCAGCTCTCACCGGCCGTCGGGCGCTGGCAGGTCATCGTCATGGAGGACGCCGACCGCCTCACGGAAGGCGCGGGCAACGTCCTGCTGAAGGCGATCGAGGAGCCCGCACCGCGCACCGTGTGGCTGCTCTGCGCGCCCTCGCTCGAAGACGTGCTGCCCACGATCCGCTCCCGCTGCCGCCACCTCACGCTGCGCACCCCGTCGGTCGACGCGGTCGCCGATGTCCTGATCCGGCGGGACGGTATCGACCCGGAGCGGGCCGCCTCCGCCGCCCGTGCCACGCAGGGCCACATCGGAAGGGCCCGCCGCCTCGCCACGGACGAGCGGGCGCGGTCCCGCCGCGCGGCGGTCCTCAAGCTGCCGCTGCGCGTCGAGGACATCGGCGGCTGCCTCAAGGCCGCGCAGGAGCTGATCGACACCGCCACCGACGACGCGAAGCAGGTCGCGGAGGACGTGGACGTCAAGGAGACGGAGGACATGAAGGCCGCGCTGGGCGCGTCCGCCGGAGGCCGGATGCCGCGCGGCACCGCCGGGGTGATGAAGGACCTGGAGGACAAGCAGAAGCGCCGCAGGACCCGTACGCAGCGCGACAGCCTCGATCTGGCGCTCACCGAGCTGACCGGCTTCTACCGTGATGTGCTCGCCCTCCAGCTGGGCTCGCGGATCGCCATCGCCAATACCGACGCGCAGGACTCCCTCGACCGCATCGTCCGCTCGTCCACGCCCGAGCGGACCCTGCGCCGGATCGAGGCGGTGACCGCCTGCCGCCGGGCGCTGGACCGCAACGTTGCCCCGCTGCTCGCGGTGGAGGCCATGACGATGGCGCTGCGGGCGGGCTGA